One window of the Prinia subflava isolate CZ2003 ecotype Zambia chromosome 1, Cam_Psub_1.2, whole genome shotgun sequence genome contains the following:
- the TRIP13 gene encoding pachytene checkpoint protein 2 homolog: MDEAAGDLKQALPNVCDSAQIHVEVHQKSSSVAKKEDIRMNVLKLLNRHNIVFGDYKWTEFDDTFLNNNVQSVSIVDTELKLKDRQPIDLSISSLSIHIFHLNEEGPTSENLEEENEDITAAHHWVLPAAEFHGLWESLIYDTEVKSNLLDYVTTTLLFSDKNVDSNLISWNRVVLLHGPPGTGKTSLCKALAQKLTIRLSYRYRYGQLIEINSHSLFSKWFSESGKLVTKMFQKIQELVDDRDALVFVLIDEVESLTAARSAFKAGTEPSDAIRVVNAVLTQIDQIKRYPNVVILTTSNITEKIDMAFVDRADIKQYIGPPSTAAIFRIYLSCLEELMKCQIIYPRQQLLTLRELEMIGFVENNVSRLSLVLKEISKKSEGLGGRVLRKLPFLAHALYIQSPSVTMTTFLQALSLAVDKQFEEKKNLADCV; this comes from the exons ATGGATGAGGCCGCTGGAGATTTGAAGCAAGCGCTCCCAAACGTGTGTGACAGCGCTCAGATCCATGTGGAAGTTCACCAGAAGTCGAGCAG TGTGGCCAAGAAAGAAGATATTAGGATGAATGTCTTAAAGCTGTTGAACAGACACAACATTGTGTTTGGTGATTACAAGTGGACAGAGTTTGACGACACTTTCCTCAACAACAATGTGCAGTCTGTGTCGATTGTGGATACGGAGCTGAAACTGAAGGACAGACAG CCGATTGACCTGAGCATAAGCAGTCTTTCTATTCATATTTTTCATCTGAATGAAGAAGGACCAACCTCTGAAAACCTGGAAGAAGAGAATGAGGATATCACTGCAGCTCACCACTGGGTGCTACCAGCAG CTGAATTCCATGGCCTTTGGGAAAGTCTTATCTATGACACTGAAGTAAAATCAAAT TTACTTGATTATGTGACGACAACATTATTATTTTCCGACAAAAATGTTGACAGCAACCTGATATCATGGAACAGAGTTGTTTTGCTGCATG GCCCTCCAGGAACTGGGAAAACTTCTCTCTGTAAAGCACTGGCTCAGAAGCTGACAATTCGACTGTCAtacag GTATAGGTATGGACAGTTAATTGAGATAAACAGCCATAGCCTTTTCTCTAAATGGTTTTCTGAG AGTGGCAAGCTTGTAACCAAGATGTTCCAGAAGATCCAAGAGTTAGTTGATGACAGAGATGCCCTTGTATTTGTACTGATTGATGAG GTGGAAAGCCTCACAGCAGCCCGCAGTGCCTTCAAGGCAGGCACAGAGCCTTCAGATGCTATTCGTGTGGTTAATGCTGTACTGACACAAATAGATCAGATTAAAAG GTATCCCAATGTAGTTATCCTGACTACTTCAAATATTACGGAGAAAATTGACATGGCCTTTGTAGACAGGGCTGACATTAAGCAATACATTGGACCTCCATCTACTGCAGCAATATTTAGAATATATCTTTCTTGCCTGGAAGAACTCATGAAG TGTCAAATAATATATCCTCGACAACAGCTTCTGACACTCAGAGAGCTTGAGATGATCGGCTTTGTAGAAAATAATGTGTCAAGGTTAAGCCTTGTACTAAAAGAAATCTCAAA AAAAAGTGAAGGTCTTGGTGGCCGGGTCCTGAGAAAGCTTCCTTTCCTAGCACATGCACTTTATATTCAA TCCCCCAGTGTTACAATGACAACTTTTCTTCAGGCCCTTTCGCTTGCAGTAGACAAacaatttgaagaaaaaaagaatcttgCAGACTGCGTGTGA